CCCCACGCCGTTGAGGTCGTCTGCAACTGGTGCTATACGCTCGGTCGAACGTGAGCAGATGACGAGATCTGCATCCGCCTCGGCGAAGCGCCGCGCAACTGCCCGTCCGATGCCCGAGGACGCTCCAGTGACGATAGCCGTCTGGTTCGAAAGTACTCCCGCTGTCATTGTCGCTCGGTTCTTTCAGCGCACCCCTAATGACTCTACCTGCCAGTCGACCGCAACGGCTATCGAAAGCCGACGTACAACACGAAACTTGAGATCACATCGACACAAGGCAGAAATTCACGACTGAAGTCGTGGGTCGATGCTTCAAACCGTAATCGCGTACTCTTCGAGTTTGTCGTAGTCGATATCAACGCCGAGACCAGGAGCGTCTGGGACCGTCATCATACCGTGTTCAACGCTAAACGGTTCGGTAACGACGTCATCTGCCCAGCCTTCGTAGACCGAATCCGGTGGAAGCGTAAAGCCAGGGATGCCGTAGACGGCGTGCAGCACGGCTGCGGTACGGACTCCGAGATCGAATGCACAGTGGTGCGTCGCCGGGAGACCAGCGTCCTCTGCGATAGCGGCCTGTTGCCGAAGTCCAGCAATTCCACCCGCGGGCGTCATATCGAGGACGGCGACATCGGCGGCGTCAGCTTGGATGAGCCGACGAAGGTTATTCGGGATGTATGTATCCTCGTTCGGCGCAATAGGTTGGCGAGTTCGAGAGCGGAGGGTAGCAAGCGACCCATGGGCGTTAGTCGCAATCGGTTGTTCAACATATTCGAGGTAGATACCAGCGTCCTCTAACATCGCACAGACACGGACTGCCTGGTCAAGTGTCCAACCTTGATTCGGGTCAAGCCGAAATGCGAGTTCGCCGTCGACGGCCTCGTCCATCGCCTCGATACGTGCGACGTCAGTGCGCCAGTCGCGTCCCGCTTTCGTCTTGAGCACACCATACCCGTCATCGCGCACCCGCCGGGCTTTTTCGGCGGACTCCTCCGGAGAGAGGATGCCGAGACAGTACGCCACCTCTATGCTGTGAGAGTCCTCGTAGTCGGCCATGTGTGCTCGGTGGCGTCGTTGCGTCTGTTCTGGGGCAGTCCAGCCGCCGAGCAGTTCGTAGATGGGCTTTTCGAGTGCCTTCCCGACGATATCCCAGCAGGCAATCTCGATAGGGGCGAAAAACAGTTCGACGTTTGTGTACTCGATAAACAGCTGTCGCCGAAGTTTCTCAAGTTCGAACGGTGATTGGCCCGTCACGAGCGGCCCAATGCCATCTTCGATAACGGAGACGGTTGCTGCCGGCGAGAGAAACACACGAACCTCACCCCACCCCGATATGCCCTCATCAGTATCGACGCGAACAAGCACGCGGTCCATTTCATGCAGTTCGTTGTGATTCGTCACATATGGCGCGATGCCGCCGTCTTCGAGCGGTACAAGTGGTACGTTCACCGGATACGCCGCTACACCCGTGATTTCCATACTCGGTCGTCGCACAACCGCACGATAAAACCAATGGTCAGATGAGTTCTCTCGTCTTTGCAGCGAGATCCACTGAGCAATTCTTGTGCAGCTGTCCTCATCGGTCGACGAAGACGTCTTCGAGCCACCCAAACTGAGCGTCTGTAAGCAGACTATGATGGTAGACGAAAATACGGCCATCTGTTTCGCTCCGAACTGAATCAACCATCGTTCGGAGTTCGGCCTCGCTGCTGAGTAGAGACGGATCAAGAGTGAGTCCGACGTCCACGGGGAGGTGAGTCGTACGCTGGAATGTTCGGATTAGATCACTTGCAACGGCCGGGTCAGAGACGTAACAGAGGGCCGTCACGCGGTCGAGATGTGGTTCGAGCGCCGAGTATTGGATACCGCTGGCCCACCCCGAACCGGGAGCTGTGCCGAGTGGTGTCGGCATATCGTAGTATGTGAGTGTTGACTTTCCCGCAGCGTCGGCGAGACGTTCGACAAACTCAGTGACAACATCAGCACGGAAATCAAAGAGGTCTGCAAGGTCGTCGTGTTCTTGGACGAGCGCGTCAAGCGATATCGGATCTGAGTGTGGTGTCTCGAGGGATTCGGAGACGAGTTCACGAACCGTCGTCTGTGCGATGTCGAAATCGACCGTATGTGACTCCGCAGCGGCCGCACATCCATCGCAGAAACACTGCGAGAAGAGTAATTCTTCAGTCGGAGAGGTGAGCACCTG
The sequence above is drawn from the Haloprofundus salinisoli genome and encodes:
- a CDS encoding mandelate racemase/muconate lactonizing enzyme family protein, which produces MEITGVAAYPVNVPLVPLEDGGIAPYVTNHNELHEMDRVLVRVDTDEGISGWGEVRVFLSPAATVSVIEDGIGPLVTGQSPFELEKLRRQLFIEYTNVELFFAPIEIACWDIVGKALEKPIYELLGGWTAPEQTQRRHRAHMADYEDSHSIEVAYCLGILSPEESAEKARRVRDDGYGVLKTKAGRDWRTDVARIEAMDEAVDGELAFRLDPNQGWTLDQAVRVCAMLEDAGIYLEYVEQPIATNAHGSLATLRSRTRQPIAPNEDTYIPNNLRRLIQADAADVAVLDMTPAGGIAGLRQQAAIAEDAGLPATHHCAFDLGVRTAAVLHAVYGIPGFTLPPDSVYEGWADDVVTEPFSVEHGMMTVPDAPGLGVDIDYDKLEEYAITV